Below is a window of Populus trichocarpa isolate Nisqually-1 chromosome 3, P.trichocarpa_v4.1, whole genome shotgun sequence DNA.
taatcaaaGCATACAGGTTCGCACCTCTGCTGgtgttttttgttgattattttgcCATTATATGGcagataataatcaaataacaaaCCCTTGATTTACTTAGTTGTGTGATGGAAAAGATAAAGATGTATAAGAACTAAAAGGGGGAAGACACTAATTTGGTTTTTCATTGGCGGTAGAGTACACAACCACTTCTTCATATCTATGGTTTAGATGCACGCGTTTATTTAACCACTTCTTCATATCTATGGTTTAGATGCACACGTTTATTTAACCGTAACTTATGTATGTCATTTCTAAACTTCAATGGACACATGCAACCGTTGTCTAAACATCCAGACTTGACACAGATTGCATGCTTATTTACAAACAATGGAACAAGTATTTCAATGGCTGTGTTATATTTCAGTTGAAAAACGTTCAATGTTTGCTACGGAGCTAAATTTACATTATCCAGCTAATAATGAAGGTGGAGGAcaaccttttgttttctatagttACATGTGCGCAGTGCATAATGATTTGATTGGTAGTGACTTGGATTTGTCTATTTCTTGTTCAGAGTTCTTTCCGGTTGCATTTGTAGTCATTTTGCTATTCGCAACTGAGCCAAATGATGCAGCATTCTATGCTGAGTCATTTGGGTGGTATAAGATGCTTAAGACTGGAATTGAAGTTGTCAGCAGTGTTTTAAATCCTATTTTAGCAGCAAGCATATTATCATGAGTAATTgcaatttaatttctgactTCTTTAtacagttatttttaaattcatgctTTTTCCTGATTCAAATACCATATTATTCTCCTGAGAGtgttttatcattaaaaaggATTGACTCGCATGTGGTTGCAGATGATGAAGCCAAAAAACTGAAGCTGTTTTGAGGTCAAACTCAGATATCCCACGGTTAAGAGCAAAAACATGCTGAAAACCTTTCCTGTTGGGCGAAAGGCTTGACAAGCACCAGCGTACGCTTTGCCGGACCTCCCATCCTTCAAATCAAGGACAGTTCAAATTTGGCCCTTCAACTTTCAAGACTCCTTGGATCTGGGGCCATGATCGTGCATCTAAGGTaatccaaaaacatcaaaaaataaaataaaaagtgagcgGGGGCACAAACTAATGGTGCCCAAGTCTGAACCTTGGAAGACTACATGAGGCTGCCCTTTATGTTGTTGTATTGTGCTTGTTTTCACCTTGTACAGATATTGTTAAAGTGGAGACTCATTTGTAAGAATTACActccttttgtttctttaaatcAAATTGATTAAAAACTTCATCCTTGTCAAGAATTAAAAACGATAATTAGagttaaatatttcaattttattgaagATGTATAGCAAgtccaaaaataatattcagaTCATAGCACTTACTGTaaagaaaatttgatatttCGGGATGAATAGCATTACTCAAAAAGTTAATccagataaaaatgaaaaaaatccagATAAAAATTATGTAGTAATCCTTACATAAAACACAAACTTCCACATccagataaaaatgaaaaaaatctgcAATTAGACCACTAGAAACTGACCCCATGGCAACCCTAATCTCCCCCTTCATGAATAAATATGGCTCAAGCCACTTCTAAATCAGTTTAGTTTGTGCAAATGGTGGATATAATTTCCAAATCTAATCTTagtttatcctttttttacattacctagttaattttaaattaattataaaaattatagaacgaattgacatgatgattcaattatataagttttaaatcaaattagacCCCAAGTAGATCCGACaattataatctaaatataaagcATTCATTTGATTGTTAAAATGTCATCCAgatattaatttcatcttttgatcCAATCAGCTCCaaggtttttatatattttttaggtcaCATAATCATCTCATGGTAAAATAATTGCATTAGAGATTTAGAAATTCAAGGACAtccaaagtaaaataaataaatttatattgttaattagTGGAACAAATATAATGATGGAGAGAAAAATTGTTGTGTAGATCTCTTTtgtacatagaaaaaaaatattaaaatgacatatttttttagtattttttaataatttgatgtattgatataaaaaaaatattttgatttattatcaaattaaaaacacttttaaaaaataatttacaccataatatcaaacatgcactaataaaatgtatttagtgcaagttttattattttatatatatagtttaatttatatttctcattttattgttttgaaaataagcatttcatcttcttttttaggttgcttttaattaatgttttggaataaaaatgacataaatGTACTATACGCATTTAAATTTAAGTtctttgtattaatttaatataatttatgtactttatttattttaatttaaaggtggtacaaaaattaaattatatatattatgaacaatatataataagatataatgtttattattattatacatattgatattcataatagtttatatatttacaataaaaaaaaatgtaattgtaAGTTTGTTACAGAAAATGCCGTCGATGGAAACAGGGCAAAAATGAGCAACAAATTTACCTTTTCTGTTGAACTGGCAGCCGCCGTAACTCAATTTCCTTGCATCCAAAAACCCTAATTCTCAGTCATCAATGCATTTTTGCTTCCAAAGAACATGAGCAGCACTTAGCGATGAGAAGCCTGCTGCTTTCTCTGCTTCAAAAACGTTTCTTGAATACATCACCACCACTACCAATTGCCCCATCGTCACTCTCATTTACTGTTCAGTACCTCATTACCTCATGTGGGCTTTCCTTGCAGTCAGCTTGTTCTGTTTCCAAAAAGTTCCAAATCGATGAACAGAATCTCCAAAAGCCCCTATCCGTTATCCAACTTTTGAAATCTCACGATTTTAAGGATGCCCACATTGCCAAAATGATCGAAAAGCGACCCCGATTGCTTCACTGCAGTACACAAGACAATTTGAAGCCCAAATTCGACTTCTTCATCAAGAATGGATTCGTGGGTCGACTTCTCCCTGAGTTATTAGTTTCAGATCCGGTAATTTTGACAAGGAACTTGGGTTCTCGTATTAAGCCATGTTTTAAGCTCTTGAAGTCATATGTACAGAGTCGTGAAGGCGTTGTAGCTCTTCTTAAGCGTGCTCCGTTTTTTTTATCGTATGGTTCCATGGACTCAATGCGACTAAATATTGATTTGTTGGTAAAAGAGGGTGTGGCTGCTGATAGGATTGCAAAACTGTTGATCTGGCAACCAAGAAGTATACTCTATAAGCCTGATAGGATAGTTTATGCGCTAAATGCTCTTAAGAACCTGGGACTTCAGCCAGGGGATAAACCATTTATACAGGCTCTTAGCGTGAGGATACAATCGAATGACACGGcttggaagaagaaaattgaagttatCAAGAGTTTGGGCTGGAGTGAAGAGGAGGTTTTGAGGAGTTTTAAACGACACCCGCCATTATTTGGATACTCAGAGAAGAAAATCAGGACTGCAATGGATTTCTTTATCAACACTATGGAGTTGGAACGACAATTTATAATAAAGAGTCCCAATTTTCTTGGGATGTCAATTGATAAAAGGATTCGTCCAAGGTATAACGTTATCAAGGTTTTGGAGTCAAAGGAACTGATTAAAAGAGATAAGAAGATTAGTACTTTGTTGTCATTAAGTGAGAAAAATTTCTGGGCGAATTATGTCATCAAGTATGCGGACGAGGTCCCAGGTTTACTAGAGATATATGGTGGTGCTGGCAAGGCAAAATAGATGGTCACTTGATTGAAAATGAAGCAAGTTCACTTTTGCCGTTGCACAAGCAGTAGGAGATGTTAGT
It encodes the following:
- the LOC7461323 gene encoding transcription termination factor MTERF8, chloroplastic; this encodes MRSLLLSLLQKRFLNTSPPLPIAPSSLSFTVQYLITSCGLSLQSACSVSKKFQIDEQNLQKPLSVIQLLKSHDFKDAHIAKMIEKRPRLLHCSTQDNLKPKFDFFIKNGFVGRLLPELLVSDPVILTRNLGSRIKPCFKLLKSYVQSREGVVALLKRAPFFLSYGSMDSMRLNIDLLVKEGVAADRIAKLLIWQPRSILYKPDRIVYALNALKNLGLQPGDKPFIQALSVRIQSNDTAWKKKIEVIKSLGWSEEEVLRSFKRHPPLFGYSEKKIRTAMDFFINTMELERQFIIKSPNFLGMSIDKRIRPRYNVIKVLESKELIKRDKKISTLLSLSEKNFWANYVIKYADEVPGLLEIYGGAGKAK